CGTCCCGCCGGTGAAACACACCGTCGCTACCGTCGCTTCGAACTTCGTCTGGTCCGATATGTCCGCTGTCTCCCACGGTGTGGGTACTGCTGACTGGGCCGATGGCACCTACGTGAAGATCCTGCCGACGGACACTCAGACGCTGTCCAAGTAACGACTTCGAGTGGTTTACCGGCTTCCTCTGATTCAAAAGCTGGCCGCTGGGACCTGTTGGCCAAAATAGTCAGCAGGCCCAGCGCGTGGGCTCAGGCGATGCTAAAGATCTCCCGATTACCCAAAAGAAAAACCCCCACCCCTCCGGCGGGGGTTTTTCGTATCTCACCCCAATCTTAATCCCCACTTATCCCCAATTGGTACCTGACACCTTTAGCACCCCAAAAGTACCTGACACCTTTTGGGGATAACTTTAAAAACCTCCGCTCATCTCACAGAAACGCCGATTTTTTGTTTCGGATGAAATACGAGCGCTCCTTTTTTGAAATATTTGACCGCCTCTTTTTTGCTTACCGGTTTTTGTTGCCACATCTTCACCAATTTTCGATACTCAGCCCGCCTGATTTCATCGGTCGCACCTAGAGCTAAAAAAGCCGGATCAAGAGTGATTAGGCTGTTGGTTTCGCCGCGCAGATACACACCGGCACTGGACCAACGATAATCTTCCGGTTGTTCAACGATTCCGGCTCGCCAGGCATTTAGCTCAACATAGATCCCGCACGTTAACATATAGGAATCATTCCCGATGACGTATGATTTGAATCTATTTTTCCAGAGATGTCCTTCCTGTCCGTATTTTTCCCCATACCATAACGAATATCGTAGCAGTAGCTCTTTCATGAACACGGACGTCATTGCGGGGTCTTTTTCCGGCGGCCAGATCACCAGATGAATATGATTGATC
This is a stretch of genomic DNA from Patescibacteria group bacterium. It encodes these proteins:
- a CDS encoding transposase translates to MPRDPRIFSSEFPYHLISRGNNGVVVFRDDEDRSYFLKLLAWLKKNFGVSILHFSLMINHIHLVIWPPEKDPAMTSVFMKELLLRYSLWYGEKYGQEGHLWKNRFKSYVIGNDSYMLTCGIYVELNAWRAGIVEQPEDYRWSSAGVYLRGETNSLITLDPAFLALGATDEIRRAEYRKLVKMWQQKPVSKKEAVKYFKKGALVFHPKQKIGVSVR